One part of the Nocardioides zeae genome encodes these proteins:
- the lepA gene encoding translation elongation factor 4, whose translation MPATPASAVPQPGRTDPAIIRNFCIIAHIDHGKSTLADRMLQLTGVVGEREAKAQYLDRMDIERERGITIKSQAVRMPWTITAEAADQHGVEAGPGTYVLNMIDTPGHVDFTYEVSRSLEACEAAILLVDAAQGIEAQTLANLYLAMGADLHIIPVLNKIDLPSANVEKYALELANLVGCEPEDVLLTSAKTGVGVEALLNEIVKQVPAPVGDADAPARALIFDSVYDTYRGVVTYVRVVDGSLKHRDRIKMMSSGAVHEMLEVGVISPEPLKAGELGVGETGYLITGVKDVRQSRVGDTVTSQHHGATDPLGGYAHPTPMVYAGLYPIDGDQYPELRDALEKLQLNDASLTYEPETSGALGFGFRCGFLGLLHMEITRERLEREFNLDLISTAPNVVYEVVMEDGSQLTVTNPSEYPDGKIHEVREPVVSATILAPADYIGTIMELCQAKRGTLLGMDYLSEDRVEMRYTLPMGEIAFDFFDQLKSKTKGYASLNYERSGEQAADLVKVDILLQGEPVDAFSAIVHKDAAYGYGVMMAGKLKELIPRQQFEVPIQAAIGARVIARENIRAIRKDVLAKCYGGDISRKRKLLEKQKEGKKRMKMVGRVEVPQEAFVAALSTTQPAEKKK comes from the coding sequence GTGCCTGCTACGCCTGCGTCCGCCGTGCCCCAGCCGGGGCGCACCGACCCCGCGATCATCCGCAACTTCTGCATCATCGCGCACATCGACCACGGCAAGTCGACCCTTGCCGACCGCATGCTGCAGCTGACCGGCGTCGTGGGCGAGCGCGAGGCCAAGGCCCAGTACCTCGACCGGATGGACATCGAGCGCGAGCGCGGCATCACCATCAAGTCGCAGGCCGTGCGGATGCCCTGGACCATCACCGCGGAGGCGGCCGACCAGCACGGCGTCGAGGCCGGCCCGGGCACCTACGTGCTCAACATGATCGACACGCCCGGGCACGTCGACTTCACCTACGAGGTGTCCCGGTCGCTGGAGGCCTGCGAGGCGGCGATCCTGCTGGTCGACGCGGCGCAGGGGATCGAGGCGCAGACGCTCGCGAACCTCTACCTGGCGATGGGTGCCGACCTCCACATCATCCCGGTGCTGAACAAGATCGACCTGCCGTCGGCCAACGTCGAGAAGTACGCCCTCGAGCTGGCGAACCTCGTCGGCTGCGAGCCGGAGGACGTGCTGCTCACCTCCGCCAAGACCGGCGTCGGGGTAGAGGCGCTGCTCAACGAGATCGTCAAGCAGGTCCCGGCCCCCGTCGGCGACGCGGACGCTCCGGCCCGGGCGCTGATCTTCGACTCCGTCTACGACACCTACCGCGGCGTCGTGACCTACGTGCGGGTGGTCGACGGCTCGTTGAAGCACCGCGACCGGATCAAGATGATGTCGAGCGGCGCCGTGCACGAGATGCTCGAGGTCGGCGTGATCAGCCCCGAGCCGCTCAAGGCCGGAGAGCTCGGGGTCGGCGAGACCGGCTACCTCATCACCGGCGTGAAGGACGTCCGCCAGTCCCGCGTCGGCGACACCGTCACCAGCCAGCACCACGGAGCCACCGACCCGCTCGGGGGCTACGCGCACCCCACTCCGATGGTCTACGCCGGGCTCTACCCGATCGACGGCGACCAGTACCCCGAGCTGCGCGACGCGTTGGAGAAGCTGCAGCTCAACGACGCGTCGCTCACCTACGAGCCGGAGACCTCCGGGGCGCTCGGCTTCGGCTTCCGCTGCGGCTTCCTCGGGCTGCTGCACATGGAGATCACCCGCGAGCGGCTCGAGCGGGAGTTCAACCTCGACCTGATCTCGACCGCGCCCAACGTGGTCTACGAGGTGGTCATGGAGGACGGCTCCCAGCTGACGGTCACCAACCCCAGCGAGTACCCCGACGGGAAGATCCACGAGGTCCGCGAGCCGGTCGTCTCCGCCACGATCCTCGCCCCGGCCGACTACATCGGCACGATCATGGAGCTCTGCCAGGCCAAGCGCGGCACCCTGCTCGGCATGGACTACCTGTCCGAGGACCGCGTGGAGATGCGCTACACGCTGCCGATGGGCGAGATCGCCTTCGACTTCTTCGACCAGCTGAAGTCGAAGACCAAGGGCTACGCCTCGCTCAACTACGAGCGCTCCGGCGAGCAGGCCGCCGACCTCGTGAAGGTCGACATCCTCCTGCAGGGCGAGCCCGTCGACGCCTTCAGCGCGATCGTGCACAAGGACGCGGCGTACGGCTACGGCGTGATGATGGCCGGCAAGCTCAAGGAGCTCATCCCGCGCCAGCAGTTCGAGGTGCCGATCCAGGCAGCCATCGGCGCCCGCGTCATCGCCCGCGAGAACATCCGCGCCATCCGCAAGGACGTGCTCGCCAAGTGCTACGGCGGCGACATCAGCCGCAAGCGCAAGCTGCTGGAGAAGCAGAAGGAGGGCAAGAAGCGGATGAAGATGGTCGGCCGCGTCGAGGTCCCCCAGGAGGCCTTCGTGGCCGCGCTCTCCACCACGCAGCCCGCCGAGAAGAAGAAGTAG
- the holA gene encoding DNA polymerase III subunit delta — MPPRSRSSAPAAPRPPSPADVLGRVTLVTGKEEYLNERTVVGVRAAVRQHDAEAEFSEAAAGELTMATLGEMAAPSLFSTTRCVVVRALENLPEDSVAGLLDYATAPAEDVALVLVHGGGQKGTGTLAKLRKVGTVTEVKSAELKAHELPRFVASEVRAAGGSIDEEAAEVLVQAVGNDLRSLAAAADQLVSDFTGRRIGTAEVGRYFGGRAEATSFAVADHAFFGRRARALEELRWALDTGTAAVLVTSAFASSARGLARFVSAPRGMREADLAREVGVPPWKLRTLRDQSRGWDDQALREAIRAVARADSEVKGAGGDVAYSLERLVLTIAGLRGR, encoded by the coding sequence ATGCCGCCGCGCTCCCGCTCCTCCGCGCCCGCCGCTCCGCGTCCGCCGTCGCCGGCGGACGTGCTCGGCCGGGTGACGCTGGTGACGGGCAAGGAGGAATACCTCAACGAGCGCACCGTCGTCGGCGTGCGGGCCGCGGTGCGGCAGCACGACGCGGAGGCCGAGTTCTCGGAGGCCGCGGCGGGCGAGCTGACGATGGCCACGCTGGGGGAGATGGCGGCGCCGTCGTTGTTCTCGACGACGCGGTGCGTCGTCGTCCGCGCGCTGGAGAACCTGCCGGAGGATTCGGTCGCGGGGCTGCTGGACTACGCCACGGCCCCGGCGGAGGACGTCGCGCTCGTCCTCGTCCACGGCGGCGGGCAGAAGGGCACCGGCACGCTGGCGAAGCTGCGCAAGGTCGGCACCGTGACCGAGGTGAAGTCCGCGGAGCTGAAGGCCCACGAGCTGCCCCGCTTCGTCGCCTCCGAGGTGCGGGCGGCGGGCGGCTCCATCGACGAGGAGGCGGCCGAGGTGCTCGTGCAGGCGGTCGGCAACGACCTGCGCTCGCTGGCTGCCGCCGCCGACCAGCTCGTCAGCGACTTCACCGGCCGTCGGATCGGCACGGCGGAGGTGGGGCGGTACTTCGGGGGCCGCGCCGAGGCGACCTCCTTCGCGGTGGCCGACCACGCGTTCTTCGGTCGGCGGGCCCGCGCGCTCGAGGAGCTGCGGTGGGCGCTCGACACCGGCACGGCCGCGGTGCTCGTCACCTCGGCGTTCGCGAGCAGCGCCCGCGGCCTGGCCCGCTTCGTGTCGGCTCCGCGCGGCATGCGGGAGGCCGACCTGGCGCGCGAGGTCGGCGTGCCCCCGTGGAAGCTGCGCACGCTGCGCGACCAGTCCCGGGGCTGGGACGACCAGGCCTTGCGCGAGGCCATCCGCGCCGTCGCACGCGCCGACTCCGAGGTGAAGGGCGCGGGCGGCGACGTGGCCTACTCCCTCGAGCGCCTCGTGCTCACGATCGCCGGCCTGCGCGGGCGCTGA
- a CDS encoding transcriptional regulator, producing the protein MSEAERTSGSGFGDLDPVIHAPKRLVAMAVLSSADQVTFQFLKERLGIADSDLSKQMSALEAAGYVAVHKSGRGRGASTSFKLTRAGRTAYRAHRAALQALLGED; encoded by the coding sequence GTGAGCGAGGCGGAGCGCACCAGCGGCTCCGGTTTCGGCGACCTCGACCCTGTCATCCACGCCCCGAAGCGGCTCGTCGCGATGGCGGTGCTGTCGTCGGCCGACCAGGTGACCTTCCAGTTCCTCAAGGAACGGCTCGGCATCGCCGACTCCGACCTGTCGAAGCAGATGTCCGCGCTCGAGGCGGCGGGGTACGTCGCGGTGCACAAGTCCGGCCGCGGACGTGGGGCGAGCACGTCGTTCAAGCTGACCCGCGCCGGGCGCACGGCCTACCGGGCGCACCGGGCGGCCCTGCAGGCCCTGCTCGGGGAGGACTGA
- a CDS encoding ComEC/Rec2 family competence protein, with protein MVGPGHGTRPCEADAPEETPSADLRMPVLGAATWVGALVGVLVPLRAIPVAVLALLAVLGVAARLLDRGVGRRLRAAGLPGAGPGAGPGAGPGAGPGTGQVVRTALAAGLLLAAAAGVATVHRVGTTTGPVSALAEERASVRGELVVTGDPRERSGPFSDYVVVRGRLAVVEGRGRAWEVRSPVLVVAPTDWVDVPLGSRLAVSGRLVPAEGSDLAAVLRARADPEVLKAPDVWWRGAAAVRAALRESVDHRPPDQAVLVPSLVVGDDAGLDPRLAEDFATTGLTHLLAVSGTNLTLITAFLLVLAQQAGVRGRGRVVVAVVGIVGFVLLARTEPSVVRAAAMGTVALLGMGRNGLRRGTRSLGVAVTVLLLLQPWLATTVGFALSVLATAGILLLAPAWRDALARWMPRWLAEAIAVPAAAQLACTPVVAGISGEVSIVAVLANMLVAPVVGPATVLGLAGGLVGLVWTPPSRIPGTVAAWCVGWIIAVARWGAALPLASVGWGRSAVALGALTVLCLAAVPLAPRFLARPRLVLLGCALTAVVVLVRPPTPGWPPERWAVVACDVGQGDALVLRAGPASAVVVDTGPEPGPVDRCLDRLGVDQVALLVLTHFHDDHAGAVEGVLDGRAVDAIDVSPLDEPATTAAAVRDLAAARGIPVTVPAHGSVRQVGDVRLEVLGPVPGAVRPAPSGAGGARQRDGEGSGANDASLVLLAEVAGVSVLLTGDVEPPAQRTLLRTVAARPGGLDVDVLKVPHHGSRHQVHELLAAVTAEVALVSVGADNTYGHPDPDLLHALEAGGTRVLRTDLAGDLVVTRPVRTDGPIGVVTGRG; from the coding sequence GTGGTCGGGCCCGGTCACGGCACGCGCCCCTGCGAGGCGGACGCCCCGGAGGAGACGCCGTCCGCGGACCTCCGCATGCCCGTGCTCGGGGCGGCGACCTGGGTGGGCGCCCTGGTCGGGGTGCTGGTCCCGCTGCGGGCGATCCCGGTCGCGGTGCTCGCGCTGCTCGCCGTCCTGGGCGTCGCGGCGCGGCTCCTCGACCGCGGGGTCGGACGCCGGCTCCGCGCCGCCGGTCTCCCCGGTGCTGGCCCCGGTGCTGGCCCCGGTGCTGGCCCCGGTGCTGGCCCCGGCACCGGCCAGGTGGTCCGGACGGCCCTCGCCGCCGGCCTCCTGCTGGCGGCCGCCGCCGGTGTCGCGACCGTGCACCGCGTCGGCACGACGACCGGGCCGGTGTCGGCGCTGGCCGAGGAGCGGGCGTCCGTGCGGGGCGAGCTGGTCGTGACGGGGGATCCGCGGGAGCGCAGCGGTCCGTTCTCGGACTACGTCGTGGTGCGCGGCCGCCTCGCCGTGGTGGAGGGGAGGGGGCGGGCCTGGGAGGTGCGGTCTCCCGTGCTGGTCGTGGCGCCCACCGACTGGGTCGACGTGCCCCTCGGGTCGCGGCTCGCGGTCTCCGGCCGCCTCGTGCCCGCCGAGGGCAGCGACCTGGCGGCGGTGCTCCGGGCGCGCGCCGACCCCGAAGTGCTCAAAGCCCCGGACGTGTGGTGGCGCGGCGCCGCCGCGGTCCGGGCCGCGTTGCGCGAGAGCGTCGACCACCGCCCGCCCGACCAGGCCGTGCTCGTGCCCTCCCTCGTGGTCGGGGACGACGCCGGTCTCGACCCGCGGCTGGCGGAGGACTTCGCCACGACCGGCCTCACCCACCTGCTCGCGGTGTCGGGGACCAACCTCACCCTCATCACGGCGTTCCTGCTGGTGCTGGCGCAGCAGGCCGGGGTGCGCGGGCGGGGCCGCGTGGTGGTCGCCGTCGTCGGCATCGTCGGGTTCGTCCTGCTCGCCCGCACGGAGCCGAGCGTCGTGCGGGCGGCCGCGATGGGCACGGTCGCCCTCCTCGGGATGGGACGCAACGGCCTGCGGCGCGGCACCCGCAGCCTGGGCGTCGCGGTCACGGTCCTCCTGCTCCTCCAGCCCTGGCTGGCCACCACCGTCGGCTTCGCCCTGTCCGTGCTCGCGACGGCCGGCATCCTGCTGCTGGCCCCGGCCTGGCGCGACGCCCTCGCGCGCTGGATGCCCCGGTGGCTGGCCGAGGCCATCGCCGTACCGGCCGCGGCGCAGCTCGCCTGCACCCCCGTCGTGGCCGGGATCTCCGGGGAGGTCAGCATCGTCGCGGTCCTCGCCAACATGCTCGTCGCGCCGGTCGTCGGGCCGGCCACGGTGCTGGGCCTCGCGGGCGGGCTCGTGGGCCTCGTGTGGACTCCGCCGTCGCGGATCCCCGGCACGGTCGCCGCCTGGTGCGTCGGCTGGATCATCGCGGTCGCACGGTGGGGCGCGGCGCTGCCGCTCGCCTCCGTCGGGTGGGGCCGGTCCGCGGTCGCCCTGGGGGCGCTCACGGTCCTGTGCCTCGCGGCGGTGCCGCTCGCGCCGCGGTTCCTCGCCCGGCCGCGGCTGGTGCTCCTGGGCTGCGCCCTCACCGCGGTGGTCGTGCTGGTGCGGCCCCCGACCCCGGGGTGGCCGCCGGAGCGCTGGGCGGTGGTGGCCTGCGACGTCGGCCAGGGCGACGCGCTCGTGCTGCGGGCCGGCCCGGCATCCGCCGTGGTCGTCGACACCGGCCCCGAACCGGGGCCCGTCGACCGCTGCCTCGACCGGCTGGGCGTCGACCAGGTGGCGCTCCTCGTGCTGACCCACTTCCACGACGACCACGCCGGCGCGGTCGAGGGCGTGCTCGACGGCCGCGCTGTCGACGCCATCGACGTGAGCCCGCTCGACGAGCCGGCGACGACGGCCGCGGCGGTCCGGGACCTGGCCGCCGCGCGGGGCATCCCGGTGACGGTCCCCGCCCACGGCAGCGTGCGGCAGGTGGGCGACGTGCGCCTCGAGGTGCTCGGCCCCGTGCCGGGCGCCGTCCGCCCCGCCCCGTCCGGCGCCGGCGGCGCCCGTCAGCGCGACGGGGAGGGCAGCGGAGCCAACGACGCCAGCCTGGTGCTGCTGGCCGAGGTCGCCGGGGTGAGCGTCCTCCTCACCGGGGACGTCGAGCCGCCGGCGCAGCGCACGCTGCTGCGCACGGTCGCGGCGCGGCCCGGCGGCCTCGACGTCGACGTGCTCAAGGTGCCCCACCACGGCAGCCGCCACCAAGTGCACGAGCTGCTGGCCGCCGTCACGGCCGAGGTCGCGCTGGTCTCTGTCGGCGCCGACAACACCTACGGCCACCCTGATCCCGACCTGCTCCACGCCCTCGAGGCGGGGGGCACCCGGGTGCTCCGCACCGACCTCGCGGGCGACCTCGTCGTGACCCGGCCGGTCCGCACCGACGGTCCGATCGGCGTCGTCACCGGACGGGGGTGA
- a CDS encoding ComEA family DNA-binding protein, translated as MPARPLPADDAPPIDLVRARLARIAEESGLSGLPGLTGVSPADDHTRVRAERWRAEVLARAGDTAAPEDPGDVLPVPGRHAARAARPGVLGRVRGQLPAPALALLDRAPVGPSSAQPSEQPYAAGPTLTATGGGDGPGRGRRVAVGPPQVAVLAVLVALALAVTCWWVLAGRAEEQVVEPLAVATSAAGTPLATPPSDPAAGTAGEPESGADATAASTGEVVVHVAGRVVRPGIVVLPGGSRVADAVEAAGGLVPDTDLTGLNLARVLVDGEQVLVGLDPSEGAPAAPGAAAPGGTGAGTSAGGLVDLNTADLAALDLLPGVGPVTAQAIINWREENGGFSHVDELLEVKGIGEATLAELAPLVTV; from the coding sequence ATGCCTGCTCGACCGCTGCCCGCCGACGACGCGCCCCCTATCGACCTCGTCCGTGCCCGTCTCGCCCGCATCGCGGAGGAGTCCGGGCTCTCCGGGCTCCCGGGGCTGACGGGCGTCTCCCCGGCCGACGACCACACCCGCGTGCGGGCGGAGCGGTGGCGCGCGGAGGTGCTCGCCCGCGCGGGAGACACCGCTGCGCCGGAGGATCCGGGCGACGTGCTCCCCGTGCCGGGCCGCCACGCCGCCCGGGCTGCTCGCCCGGGCGTCCTCGGCCGCGTGCGGGGGCAGCTGCCGGCCCCCGCCCTCGCCCTGCTCGACCGAGCACCGGTCGGCCCCTCCTCCGCCCAACCGTCCGAGCAGCCGTACGCCGCGGGGCCGACCCTCACCGCGACGGGAGGCGGTGACGGACCGGGGCGGGGCCGGCGGGTCGCGGTCGGGCCGCCCCAGGTCGCCGTCCTCGCGGTGCTCGTGGCGCTGGCGCTGGCCGTGACGTGCTGGTGGGTGCTGGCCGGTCGGGCGGAGGAGCAGGTCGTGGAGCCGCTGGCGGTGGCCACGTCGGCGGCCGGGACGCCGCTGGCGACGCCACCGTCCGATCCCGCGGCGGGGACCGCGGGGGAGCCGGAGAGCGGTGCGGACGCAACGGCCGCCTCCACGGGCGAGGTCGTCGTGCACGTGGCGGGGCGGGTCGTGCGCCCCGGCATCGTGGTGCTGCCGGGCGGCTCGCGGGTGGCCGACGCGGTCGAGGCGGCGGGTGGGTTGGTCCCCGACACCGACCTCACCGGGCTGAACCTCGCGCGGGTGCTCGTCGACGGCGAGCAGGTGCTCGTCGGTCTCGACCCGTCGGAGGGCGCTCCCGCTGCGCCCGGCGCCGCTGCCCCCGGCGGGACCGGCGCTGGGACGTCGGCCGGGGGTCTCGTCGACCTCAACACCGCCGACCTGGCGGCGCTCGACCTGCTGCCCGGCGTCGGACCCGTCACCGCGCAGGCGATCATCAACTGGCGTGAGGAGAACGGCGGCTTCAGCCACGTCGACGAGCTGCTCGAGGTGAAGGGCATCGGCGAGGCCACGTTGGCCGAGCTGGCCCCGCTCGTGACGGTCTGA
- a CDS encoding aminoglycoside phosphotransferase family protein: MTGSVVVPPGLLAQAALGEDWADWLALLPRRVADLLDAWELVVTGPALHGAASLVVPVAGRARGAETAMLKVGLPDEESAHEHLALQRWGGRGAVRLLRADPGRSALLLERLESVDLTDAWDVEACEVVGGLYGALHRPATPQLRLLTDLVGRRVADLERDARRVPLPRRLVDQALGLARDLVSDPASTGRMVHTDLHFAHVLHAADRGWVAIAPEPVSGDPHYEPEPMLRHRFDEYGAVPGDSVRDGIRRRFHTLVDTAGLDEHRARDWVVVRSVLAAHRGADDRDHVTRCLTIAKAVQD, encoded by the coding sequence GTGACCGGCTCCGTCGTCGTACCTCCGGGGCTCCTCGCCCAGGCTGCGCTCGGCGAGGACTGGGCGGACTGGCTCGCGCTGCTCCCGCGCCGCGTCGCGGACCTCCTCGACGCGTGGGAGCTCGTGGTCACGGGGCCCGCGCTCCACGGGGCCGCCTCGCTCGTCGTGCCGGTCGCGGGACGCGCGCGCGGAGCGGAGACCGCCATGCTCAAGGTCGGGCTCCCCGACGAGGAGTCGGCCCACGAGCACCTCGCCCTCCAGCGGTGGGGTGGTCGGGGCGCCGTACGCCTCCTGCGGGCGGACCCCGGGCGCTCGGCACTGCTGCTCGAGCGGCTGGAGAGCGTCGACCTCACGGACGCCTGGGACGTGGAGGCCTGCGAGGTGGTGGGTGGGCTGTACGGCGCGCTCCACCGCCCCGCGACCCCGCAGCTGCGTCTCCTGACCGACCTGGTGGGTCGGCGGGTCGCCGACCTGGAGCGCGACGCCCGCCGGGTCCCGCTCCCGCGCCGGCTCGTCGACCAGGCCCTCGGCCTCGCACGCGACCTCGTGAGCGACCCCGCGAGCACGGGACGGATGGTGCACACCGACCTGCACTTCGCCCACGTGCTGCACGCCGCCGACCGGGGGTGGGTCGCGATCGCCCCGGAACCGGTGTCGGGTGACCCGCACTACGAGCCGGAGCCGATGCTCCGCCACCGCTTCGACGAGTACGGCGCGGTGCCCGGCGACTCGGTGCGTGACGGCATCCGCCGCCGCTTCCACACGCTCGTCGACACGGCCGGCCTCGACGAGCACCGGGCGCGCGACTGGGTCGTCGTGCGGAGCGTGCTCGCCGCGCACCGGGGAGCCGACGACCGCGACCACGTGACGCGCTGCCTCACCATCGCCAAGGCCGTGCAGGACTGA
- the rpsT gene encoding 30S ribosomal protein S20, producing MANIKSQIKRNRQNELRHERNKSVKTGLKTAVRKFREAAEAGEKEKAVELGRDAAKKLDKAASKGVIHKNQAANRKSAIAKRAASL from the coding sequence ATGGCAAACATCAAGTCCCAGATCAAGCGCAACCGCCAGAACGAGCTGCGTCACGAGCGCAACAAGTCGGTCAAGACCGGCCTGAAGACCGCCGTGCGCAAGTTCCGCGAGGCCGCCGAGGCCGGCGAGAAGGAGAAGGCGGTCGAGCTCGGCCGCGACGCCGCCAAGAAGCTGGACAAGGCCGCCTCCAAGGGCGTCATCCACAAGAACCAGGCCGCGAACCGCAAGTCCGCGATCGCCAAGCGCGCCGCGTCGCTCTGA
- a CDS encoding helix-turn-helix domain-containing protein — protein sequence MAGDGDAQPVQELEPGLLVNHLVAWLREHPEVTRVGDVADAVGLGERALHRLTTDRLGLSPKWLVQRRRLHDAVLALKAGTRSLAGLAAELGYTDQAHFTRDFRTVTGTTPGASLADQPRGGA from the coding sequence GTGGCGGGAGACGGGGACGCACAGCCGGTCCAGGAGCTCGAGCCGGGCCTGCTGGTCAACCACCTCGTCGCCTGGCTCCGCGAGCACCCGGAGGTCACCCGCGTCGGCGACGTGGCGGACGCCGTCGGGCTGGGGGAGCGTGCGCTCCACCGCCTCACCACCGACCGGCTCGGGCTCTCCCCGAAGTGGCTCGTGCAGCGGCGCCGGCTCCACGACGCGGTGCTCGCGCTCAAGGCGGGGACGCGGTCGCTCGCCGGTCTCGCCGCGGAGCTGGGCTACACCGACCAGGCGCACTTCACCCGCGACTTCCGCACCGTCACGGGCACGACCCCGGGCGCCTCCCTGGCGGACCAACCGCGAGGTGGCGCGTGA
- a CDS encoding AMP-dependent synthetase/ligase: MPINHDASFLESMPRNVAVQFLDRVEKSADREAYRYPVGDTWASVTWREAGERVNRLAAGLLALGIEAEQRVGIASATRYEWILADLAVMAAGAATTTVYPSTNADDTAYIVGDAECQVVFAEDDEQIAKLRAHRDELPSVAKVVTFDGTADGDWVIGLEDLAVLGDGLLAQTPDAVRKVAESIEPDALATLIYTSGTTGRPKGVRLLHRAWVYEGEAIKSQGILDETDLQFLWLPMAHSFGKVLLSVQMACGFATAIDGRVERIVDNLGVVKPTFMGAAPRIFEKAHGKIVTMQANEGGAKEKLFKKAFAVGLEVDRRKREGQSIPPLLKVQHGIFDKLVFSKVRDRFGGRVRFFISGSAALNREVAEWFHAAGILVLEGYGLTETAAGAFVNHPEQYKFGSVGHVFPGGEVKIAEDGEVLIKGPNVMQGYHNLPDKTAETLDADGWLHTGDIGELDADGFLRITDRKKDLFKTSGGKYIAPSAIESQFKALCPYASQFLVIGNNRNYCVALITLDPDQVADWASHNGMEGKSYTEVVSSPAMQKLIDGYVEQLNGRLNRWETVKKHTILDHDLTIESGELTPSLKVKRPVVERNNQETIENLYA; encoded by the coding sequence ATGCCGATCAACCACGACGCCTCGTTCCTCGAGAGCATGCCGCGCAACGTGGCCGTCCAGTTCCTCGACCGCGTCGAGAAGTCCGCCGACCGCGAGGCCTACCGCTACCCGGTGGGCGACACGTGGGCGTCGGTCACGTGGCGCGAGGCGGGGGAGCGGGTCAACCGCCTCGCCGCCGGCCTGCTCGCGCTGGGCATCGAGGCCGAGCAGCGCGTCGGCATCGCCTCGGCGACGCGCTACGAGTGGATCCTCGCCGACCTGGCGGTGATGGCGGCCGGTGCCGCGACCACCACGGTCTACCCGTCGACGAACGCCGACGACACGGCGTACATCGTCGGGGACGCCGAGTGCCAGGTCGTGTTCGCCGAGGACGACGAGCAGATCGCCAAGCTGCGCGCCCACCGCGACGAGCTGCCGAGCGTGGCCAAGGTCGTCACCTTCGACGGCACCGCCGACGGCGACTGGGTGATCGGCCTCGAGGACCTCGCGGTGCTGGGCGACGGGCTGCTCGCACAGACCCCGGACGCGGTGCGCAAGGTCGCCGAGTCGATCGAGCCCGACGCCCTGGCCACGCTCATCTACACCTCCGGCACGACGGGCAGGCCGAAGGGCGTCCGCCTCCTCCACCGCGCGTGGGTGTACGAGGGCGAGGCGATCAAGAGCCAGGGCATCCTCGACGAGACGGACCTGCAGTTCCTGTGGCTCCCGATGGCGCACTCGTTCGGCAAGGTGCTCCTCAGCGTCCAGATGGCGTGCGGCTTCGCGACCGCCATCGACGGCCGCGTCGAGCGGATCGTGGACAACCTGGGGGTCGTCAAGCCGACCTTCATGGGCGCCGCGCCGCGCATCTTCGAGAAGGCCCACGGCAAGATCGTGACGATGCAGGCCAACGAGGGCGGCGCGAAGGAGAAGCTGTTCAAGAAGGCCTTCGCCGTCGGTCTCGAGGTCGACCGGCGCAAGCGCGAGGGGCAGTCGATCCCGCCGCTGCTGAAGGTGCAGCACGGGATCTTCGACAAGCTCGTGTTCTCGAAGGTGCGCGACCGCTTCGGTGGACGCGTCCGCTTCTTCATCTCGGGCTCCGCGGCGCTCAACCGCGAGGTGGCGGAGTGGTTCCACGCGGCGGGCATCCTCGTGCTCGAGGGCTACGGCCTCACCGAGACGGCCGCCGGCGCGTTCGTGAACCACCCGGAGCAGTACAAGTTCGGCTCCGTCGGTCACGTGTTCCCCGGCGGCGAGGTCAAGATCGCCGAGGACGGCGAGGTGCTCATCAAGGGCCCCAACGTCATGCAGGGCTACCACAACCTGCCCGACAAGACCGCCGAGACGCTCGACGCCGACGGCTGGCTGCACACCGGTGACATCGGCGAGCTCGACGCCGACGGCTTCCTGCGGATCACCGACCGCAAGAAGGACCTGTTCAAGACCTCGGGCGGCAAGTACATCGCGCCGTCCGCGATCGAGTCGCAGTTCAAGGCGCTGTGCCCCTACGCGAGCCAGTTCCTCGTCATCGGCAACAACCGCAACTACTGCGTCGCGCTCATCACCCTCGACCCCGACCAGGTCGCCGACTGGGCGAGCCACAACGGGATGGAGGGCAAGTCCTACACGGAGGTCGTCAGCTCGCCGGCGATGCAGAAGCTGATCGACGGCTACGTGGAGCAGCTCAACGGCCGGCTCAACCGCTGGGAGACGGTCAAGAAGCACACGATCCTCGACCACGACCTCACCATCGAGTCGGGCGAGCTGACCCCGTCGCTCAAGGTGAAGCGCCCCGTCGTGGAGCGCAACAACCAGGAGACGATCGAGAACCTGTACGCCTGA